The Pedobacter mucosus genome window below encodes:
- a CDS encoding DUF4230 domain-containing protein encodes MKIVFRILPWLILLVAGYFFISKKFSISTSVESKHQLLVEKIEAIGKLELVRYQISDVLEHKNKTDFLPEASILLIVKAEAVGCIDLTKITKEDIKIDADTAVVNLPQPEICYVKIDHKNSRVYDTKMAYFREAKLVDEAYKAAETKITSEVKKSSILAQTKTNATNVLKPILEGLGYKSVRFTFE; translated from the coding sequence ATGAAGATAGTTTTTAGAATTTTACCATGGCTAATTTTACTTGTTGCAGGTTATTTTTTTATTTCAAAAAAGTTTAGTATCAGCACGTCCGTAGAGAGTAAACATCAACTTTTGGTAGAGAAAATTGAAGCTATTGGAAAACTAGAGCTGGTTAGATATCAAATTAGTGATGTTTTGGAGCATAAAAATAAAACTGATTTTTTACCAGAAGCAAGCATTTTATTAATCGTAAAGGCAGAGGCAGTTGGTTGTATTGATCTTACTAAAATAACTAAAGAAGATATTAAAATTGATGCTGATACTGCTGTAGTAAATTTGCCACAACCAGAAATCTGTTATGTAAAAATTGATCATAAAAACTCGAGAGTTTACGATACAAAAATGGCATATTTTCGAGAAGCAAAATTAGTCGATGAAGCGTATAAAGCTGCTGAAACGAAAATAACTTCAGAAGTAAAAAAATCGAGCATTTTGGCACAAACCAAAACCAATGCAACAAATGTATTGAAACCTATTTTAGAAGGTTTAGGCTATAAAAGTGTACGATTTACTTTTGAGTAA
- the leuD gene encoding 3-isopropylmalate dehydratase small subunit: MKKFTTLTSACVPLNIENIDTDQIIPARFLKATTREGFGENLFRDWRYENDNQPKADFVLNNPTYSGQILVAGKNFGCGSSREHAAWAIQDAGFDVVISSFFADIFKGNALNNGLLPIQVSEEFLKQIFTAIEENSKVNLTIDLEDQKVTINETGLQESFEINAYKKSCLINGYDDIDFILNQKDLIEEFEKK, encoded by the coding sequence ATGAAGAAGTTCACAACATTAACATCGGCATGCGTGCCATTGAATATAGAAAATATTGATACTGATCAGATTATACCGGCCAGGTTTTTAAAAGCAACTACTCGCGAGGGTTTTGGCGAAAATTTGTTTCGCGATTGGCGTTATGAAAACGATAATCAACCTAAAGCTGATTTCGTTTTAAATAACCCTACATACAGCGGTCAAATTTTAGTTGCTGGCAAAAACTTTGGTTGCGGAAGTAGTAGAGAACATGCGGCCTGGGCGATTCAAGATGCTGGTTTTGATGTAGTAATTAGCAGTTTCTTTGCAGATATTTTTAAAGGAAACGCTTTAAACAACGGCTTGTTGCCAATCCAAGTGAGCGAAGAATTTTTAAAACAAATTTTTACAGCTATTGAAGAAAATTCTAAAGTAAACCTAACAATTGATTTGGAAGACCAAAAGGTTACGATTAACGAAACTGGCCTGCAAGAATCTTTTGAAATAAATGCGTACAAAAAATCCTGCTTGATAAACGGATATGATGACATCGATTTTATCCTAAATCAAAAAGACTTGATAGAAGAATTTGAGAAAAAGTAA
- a CDS encoding ABC transporter ATP-binding protein: MRDIIISVKNLTKQYQAEQASGVKNISFDIKRGDVVAIIGESGSGKSTLLKSIYGLLKADAGEIFFEDEKIKGPDEQLIPGHKQMKMVTQDFSLNIYAKVYDNIASQLSNSDLKLKAEKTFQIMEHLRILPLQHKKVIELSGGEQQRVAIAKAMVADTQVLLLDEPFSQVDALLKNQLRADIKRIAAETGVTVILVSHDPADGLFLGDQLLIVKEGKLLQTGKPAEIYQNPKHVYTAQMLGNAIVLSRGDAEKLGLKTFKESIVFYPEWAEINSNWSSRRYEVRDVYYKGFYDELLLERNGVSIRALQLNRGVHKKNDHVQVNISRFLEF, translated from the coding sequence GTGAGGGATATTATAATCAGTGTAAAAAATTTAACAAAACAATATCAGGCTGAACAAGCAAGTGGTGTTAAAAATATCAGCTTTGATATAAAGAGAGGCGATGTGGTTGCCATTATTGGTGAAAGCGGAAGTGGAAAATCAACTTTGCTTAAATCTATATATGGATTGTTAAAGGCAGATGCGGGAGAAATATTTTTTGAAGATGAAAAAATCAAAGGTCCGGATGAACAGCTAATACCTGGTCATAAGCAAATGAAAATGGTTACTCAGGATTTTTCATTAAATATTTATGCAAAGGTTTACGATAACATTGCATCACAGTTATCAAATTCTGATCTTAAATTAAAAGCCGAAAAAACGTTCCAAATTATGGAGCATTTGCGGATTTTACCTTTGCAACATAAAAAAGTTATCGAATTAAGTGGCGGTGAACAACAGCGTGTTGCAATAGCGAAAGCAATGGTTGCAGATACACAAGTTTTGCTTTTAGATGAACCATTTAGTCAGGTTGATGCTTTATTAAAAAACCAACTCAGGGCTGATATAAAAAGAATAGCAGCTGAAACTGGTGTAACGGTAATTTTGGTATCTCATGATCCGGCTGACGGATTATTTCTAGGCGATCAATTGTTAATTGTTAAGGAAGGTAAATTACTTCAAACAGGCAAACCCGCTGAAATTTATCAAAATCCTAAGCACGTTTACACCGCACAAATGTTGGGCAACGCCATCGTTTTATCTAGAGGTGATGCTGAAAAATTAGGCTTAAAAACTTTTAAAGAATCGATTGTTTTTTATCCCGAATGGGCAGAAATAAATAGCAATTGGAGTAGTAGACGGTATGAAGTTCGGGACGTTTATTATAAAGGATTTTATGATGAGCTGCTTCTAGAAAGAAATGGTGTAAGCATTAGAGCGCTACAATTAAATAGGGGAGTTCATAAAAAAAACGACCACGTTCAAGTGAACATAAGTCGTTTTTTAGAGTTTTAA
- a CDS encoding cupin domain-containing protein gives MNFKDLTNKTLIADNDIDWEDLGAGVKRKIMSYDENLMLVKVAFEKDSIGALHHHPHLQLSYVAKGSFEVSMGDDKKILTEGDVFFAPTMVTHGVVCLEAGLLIDVFNPHREDFLK, from the coding sequence ATGAACTTCAAAGACTTAACTAATAAAACACTAATTGCCGATAACGATATCGACTGGGAAGATTTAGGCGCTGGCGTTAAGCGTAAAATTATGTCTTATGATGAAAATTTGATGCTTGTTAAAGTGGCATTTGAAAAAGACTCAATTGGTGCTTTACATCATCATCCACATTTGCAACTAAGTTATGTTGCAAAAGGTAGTTTTGAAGTTAGCATGGGCGATGATAAAAAAATACTTACTGAAGGTGATGTTTTCTTTGCGCCAACAATGGTAACGCATGGGGTGGTGTGCTTGGAAGCTGGTTTATTAATCGATGTTTTCAATCCACATCGTGAGGATTTTTTGAAATAA
- the ilvA gene encoding threonine ammonia-lyase IlvA has product MNNTIKNTFDFDGAFKTLEGIVKRTPLEFNEGLSSKYNANIYLKREDLQIVRSYKLRGAYNKISTLPADSLKNGIVCASAGNHAQGVAYSCKKLNIKGVIFMPEITPKQKIKQVNMFGGNNIEIVLVGDTFDDCLKEALIYCEEKASTFIPPFDDDKVIEGQATVAMEIFQDLPELDAIIVPVGGGGLASGVSAYLQTVKPSVKIFGVEPMGAPSLSEALKNGGPITVENIERFVDGAAVKRMGWITYKYCKELLSSTYLIPEGQICTTILKLYNEDAIVVEPAGALSVAALEQVKDQIIGKNIVCIISGGNNDIERMQEIKEKSLLFEGLKHYFIVRFPQRPGALKLFVNDVLGPHDDITRFEFIKKTNKENGPALVGIELTNKDDYASLLARMDEFKFEIIELNQDQTLFEYLV; this is encoded by the coding sequence ATGAATAATACAATTAAAAATACTTTCGATTTTGATGGCGCTTTTAAAACTTTAGAAGGTATTGTAAAACGTACTCCTTTGGAGTTTAATGAAGGGTTATCGTCAAAATACAATGCTAATATTTATCTAAAAAGAGAGGATTTACAAATTGTACGTTCCTACAAATTGCGAGGTGCCTATAATAAAATCAGCACATTACCTGCTGATTCATTGAAAAACGGCATAGTTTGCGCAAGTGCTGGTAATCATGCTCAGGGTGTTGCTTATTCTTGTAAAAAATTGAATATTAAAGGTGTAATATTTATGCCTGAAATCACCCCCAAACAAAAAATTAAACAGGTAAATATGTTTGGTGGCAATAATATAGAGATTGTTTTAGTTGGTGATACCTTCGACGATTGTTTAAAAGAAGCCCTAATTTATTGTGAAGAAAAGGCTTCAACATTTATCCCACCCTTTGATGATGACAAAGTAATTGAAGGACAGGCCACTGTTGCTATGGAAATTTTTCAGGATTTACCTGAGTTAGATGCCATAATTGTACCTGTTGGTGGCGGTGGTTTAGCATCTGGTGTTAGTGCCTATTTGCAAACGGTAAAGCCTTCTGTGAAAATATTTGGGGTAGAGCCAATGGGCGCTCCATCATTAAGCGAGGCACTTAAAAACGGCGGACCAATAACCGTTGAAAACATTGAGCGTTTTGTAGATGGTGCGGCCGTAAAAAGAATGGGCTGGATCACCTATAAATATTGTAAGGAATTGCTGAGTTCCACTTACTTAATTCCTGAAGGGCAAATTTGCACAACCATTTTAAAGCTTTATAATGAAGATGCTATTGTTGTAGAGCCTGCTGGTGCATTATCTGTAGCAGCTTTAGAGCAAGTAAAAGATCAGATTATAGGCAAAAATATAGTATGTATTATAAGTGGAGGAAATAATGATATTGAACGCATGCAAGAAATTAAAGAGAAATCTTTACTTTTTGAAGGCCTAAAACATTATTTCATTGTTCGTTTTCCTCAAAGACCAGGCGCTTTAAAGCTTTTTGTAAATGATGTTCTAGGTCCGCATGATGATATTACTCGTTTTGAGTTTATCAAAAAAACGAATAAAGAAAATGGTCCTGCGTTGGTTGGAATTGAATTGACCAATAAAGATGATTATGCAAGTTTGCTAGCTAGAATGGATGAATTTAAGTTTGAAATTATTGAATTGAATCAAGATCAAACTTTGTTTGAATATTTGGTTTAA
- a CDS encoding ATP-binding cassette domain-containing protein, protein MKESFVAIQNLNLKHQQKTVLKDLNWTINKGENWVLGGASGSGKTSLAKIIAGKQTAIGEVNINYDHKSILPATALFVESWYQFKNLEGVANFYYQQRYTSQQAKDTLTVHGELMAFGKEKNLHFDQVEPILEALGFATFASSQLIELSSGEHKKLQLVKALWLKPQLLIIDQPYTGLDKASRKNLNILLDQVAEEGVQLILICNDTELPSCISSFAEIRDGQLFKVDALETSTSTEMNFKEIPAFLKESPVYSSENIVKMVDVNISYGEKRILKNINWEVIAGEKWLLQGHNGSGKSTLLSLINGDHPQSYANELYLFGNKRGSGESIWDIKQHIGLISPEFHWYFDANSTAWQSIASGFYDTVGLFQQLPYSKSTQVDELVEYFGLTGNKNDLLSSLPLGKQRLVLLARTIIKNPELLILDEPCQGLDQQQTQHFNQLVDELCSNGMTLIYVGHFESQLPTCIEKRILLEKGEVKTIESINTESRYCESRSNLT, encoded by the coding sequence ATGAAAGAGAGTTTCGTCGCCATTCAAAATCTAAACCTAAAACACCAACAAAAAACGGTGTTAAAGGATTTGAATTGGACGATTAACAAAGGCGAAAACTGGGTATTAGGCGGAGCAAGTGGCAGTGGAAAAACTTCTTTGGCTAAAATTATTGCTGGTAAGCAAACTGCAATTGGCGAAGTAAATATAAATTACGACCACAAAAGTATCTTGCCTGCTACAGCTTTATTTGTTGAAAGCTGGTATCAATTTAAAAACCTAGAAGGTGTTGCAAATTTCTATTATCAGCAACGTTACACTAGTCAACAAGCAAAAGATACGCTAACAGTTCATGGTGAGCTAATGGCTTTTGGCAAAGAAAAAAACCTTCATTTTGATCAGGTTGAACCGATTTTAGAGGCTTTAGGCTTTGCAACATTCGCCAGTTCACAATTGATTGAACTATCTAGTGGCGAACATAAAAAACTTCAATTGGTTAAAGCTTTATGGCTAAAGCCGCAGCTTTTAATTATTGATCAACCTTATACCGGCTTAGATAAAGCATCCCGCAAGAATCTAAACATTTTATTAGATCAGGTTGCCGAAGAAGGTGTTCAGCTGATTTTAATCTGCAATGATACCGAACTACCAAGCTGCATCAGTTCTTTTGCTGAAATAAGAGATGGACAATTGTTTAAAGTAGATGCTTTAGAAACATCCACCAGTACTGAAATGAACTTTAAAGAAATTCCGGCTTTTTTAAAAGAATCGCCTGTTTATTCTTCAGAAAATATTGTTAAAATGGTTGATGTGAACATCAGCTATGGTGAAAAACGAATTTTAAAAAATATTAACTGGGAAGTTATAGCTGGTGAAAAGTGGCTTTTACAAGGTCATAATGGATCTGGTAAGTCAACTTTATTAAGTTTAATAAATGGCGATCATCCTCAATCTTACGCCAACGAATTATATTTATTTGGCAATAAGCGAGGAAGTGGCGAAAGCATTTGGGATATTAAACAACATATTGGTTTAATATCTCCAGAATTTCACTGGTATTTTGATGCTAATTCAACGGCTTGGCAAAGCATTGCATCAGGCTTTTACGATACGGTAGGTTTATTTCAGCAACTGCCTTATTCAAAAAGTACGCAGGTTGACGAATTGGTTGAGTATTTCGGTCTAACCGGAAACAAAAACGACTTATTAAGTTCGCTTCCATTAGGAAAGCAGCGATTGGTTTTATTGGCAAGAACCATTATAAAAAATCCAGAATTACTGATTCTAGATGAGCCCTGCCAAGGTTTAGATCAGCAGCAAACGCAACATTTTAACCAGTTGGTAGATGAATTATGCAGTAACGGCATGACTTTAATCTATGTTGGTCATTTTGAATCGCAGTTGCCAACCTGCATCGAAAAAAGAATATTATTAGAAAAAGGTGAAGTTAAAACCATTGAAAGTATAAATACAGAATCTCGTTATTGCGAGTCACGAAGCAATCTTACTTAG
- a CDS encoding isoaspartyl peptidase/L-asparaginase family protein yields MKALKLFAIGLISVLALNANAQQKKYVMVIHGGAGTILKKNMTPEKEMAYVAALTAALKAGYAEIQAGKTSLDAVEATIHVLENDPHFNAGKGAVFTHDGRNELDAAIMDGKTLMAGSVAGVTTIKNPISAARAVMEKSEHVMMFGDGADKFAKEVGLEIVDPKYFWTKERWDGLQEAIKEDSTKAVLDHASKKSSLLGTINHDYKFGTVGCVALDKAGNLAAGTSTGGMTNKKYGRVGDAPIIGSGTYCNNETAGISCTGWGEFYIRNVVAKTISDLMEYKGLSVVEASKIALDKVGKMGGDGGLIALDKKGNVAMPFNTAGMYRGTITIDGKIEVNIYK; encoded by the coding sequence ATGAAAGCATTAAAATTATTTGCGATAGGATTAATTTCGGTTTTAGCTTTAAATGCTAATGCTCAGCAGAAAAAATATGTGATGGTTATTCACGGTGGTGCCGGTACCATACTTAAAAAAAACATGACTCCAGAAAAGGAGATGGCCTATGTTGCGGCACTAACCGCTGCTTTGAAAGCTGGTTACGCAGAAATACAAGCGGGTAAAACAAGTTTAGATGCTGTTGAAGCTACTATTCATGTTTTAGAAAATGATCCCCACTTTAATGCTGGTAAAGGTGCCGTTTTTACACATGATGGTAGAAATGAATTGGATGCCGCAATAATGGATGGGAAAACTTTAATGGCCGGTTCAGTTGCTGGTGTTACTACTATTAAAAATCCGATTTCTGCGGCTAGGGCAGTGATGGAAAAATCAGAACATGTAATGATGTTTGGCGATGGTGCTGATAAATTTGCGAAGGAAGTTGGCTTGGAAATCGTTGATCCTAAATATTTCTGGACAAAAGAGCGATGGGATGGTTTGCAGGAGGCTATAAAAGAAGATTCAACCAAAGCTGTTTTAGATCATGCAAGTAAAAAATCATCCTTATTAGGAACCATTAACCATGATTATAAATTTGGTACAGTAGGCTGCGTAGCTTTAGATAAAGCTGGTAATTTGGCTGCGGGAACTTCAACAGGCGGCATGACTAACAAGAAATACGGTCGTGTTGGCGATGCACCAATAATCGGTTCTGGAACTTATTGTAACAATGAAACAGCAGGGATTTCTTGTACCGGTTGGGGCGAATTTTATATTCGTAACGTGGTCGCTAAAACCATTTCTGATTTAATGGAATATAAAGGGCTATCAGTTGTTGAAGCTTCAAAAATTGCTTTAGACAAAGTTGGAAAAATGGGTGGTGATGGCGGTTTGATTGCCCTTGATAAAAAAGGAAATGTAGCAATGCCTTTTAATACAGCGGGCATGTATAGGGGAACAATTACTATTGATGGCAAAATTGAAGTAAATATTTACAAGTAA
- a CDS encoding 2-isopropylmalate synthase, which translates to MIHDPNKVYIFDTTLRDGEQVPGCQLDTNQKIEIAKALELLGVDIIEAGFPISSPGDFQSVVELSKAIKNPTICALTRAIKGDIDVAAESLKYAKYPRIHTGIGASDMHIKYKFNSTREKILERAVEAVKYAKTFVEDVEFYAEDAGRADNAFLAQMIEAVIAAGATVVNIPDTNGYCLPDQYGSKILYLKENVKNIDQAIISVHCHNDLGVATANSIAGVLNGARQIECTINGIGERAGNTALEEVSMILKTHALNLHTGINSKHFTEISGMVSRMMHMPVQPNKAIVGKNAFAHSSGIHQDGFLKHRENYEIINPEDVGLNSADIILTARSGRHALKHHLERLDYDIEKINIDDVYERFLVLADEKKDITDDDLLFLMSNGETPSYLNGYKLNFLQVVCGDLVSPTATIKLQYDNEEKEAKAEGNGPVDATINAISSLIDKDITLKEFTIQAMHGGSDDVSKVNMKVDYEGKSFIGFGFSTDIVKASANAYLDAINKFL; encoded by the coding sequence ATGATACACGATCCAAATAAAGTATATATTTTCGATACCACTTTGCGTGATGGCGAGCAGGTTCCAGGTTGCCAATTAGATACAAATCAGAAAATTGAAATTGCAAAAGCATTAGAATTACTTGGTGTTGATATAATTGAGGCTGGTTTTCCAATATCAAGTCCTGGAGATTTTCAAAGCGTTGTGGAGTTATCAAAAGCCATTAAGAATCCTACAATCTGTGCTTTAACACGTGCAATTAAAGGTGATATTGATGTTGCTGCAGAATCTTTAAAGTATGCAAAATACCCTCGTATCCATACGGGAATTGGCGCTTCTGATATGCATATCAAGTATAAATTTAATAGCACCCGAGAGAAAATTTTAGAACGAGCTGTTGAAGCTGTTAAGTATGCCAAAACTTTTGTAGAAGATGTAGAATTCTACGCCGAAGATGCGGGAAGAGCTGATAATGCATTTTTAGCGCAGATGATTGAGGCTGTTATTGCCGCTGGTGCTACCGTTGTAAACATTCCAGATACAAATGGATACTGCTTGCCCGATCAATATGGTTCGAAAATTCTTTATTTGAAAGAAAATGTTAAAAATATAGATCAAGCAATTATCTCTGTTCATTGCCATAATGATTTAGGAGTGGCGACAGCAAACAGCATTGCCGGTGTTTTAAACGGTGCTCGTCAGATTGAATGTACCATTAATGGTATTGGCGAAAGAGCTGGAAATACAGCTTTGGAAGAAGTTTCGATGATTTTAAAAACTCATGCTTTAAATCTTCACACTGGTATTAACAGCAAACATTTTACGGAAATCAGCGGAATGGTGAGTCGCATGATGCATATGCCTGTTCAGCCAAATAAAGCTATAGTTGGTAAAAATGCATTCGCACATAGTTCTGGTATTCATCAAGATGGATTTTTGAAACACAGAGAAAACTACGAAATCATTAATCCTGAAGATGTTGGTTTAAATAGTGCAGATATTATTTTAACTGCCCGTAGCGGTCGCCATGCCTTAAAACACCATTTGGAACGTTTAGATTATGATATCGAGAAAATTAATATTGATGATGTATACGAACGTTTCTTGGTTTTAGCTGATGAGAAAAAAGACATCACCGATGATGATTTGCTTTTTTTAATGAGTAATGGTGAAACGCCTTCTTATTTAAACGGATATAAATTAAATTTTCTACAGGTTGTTTGTGGAGATTTAGTTAGTCCGACGGCAACCATTAAACTTCAATATGACAACGAAGAAAAGGAAGCTAAAGCGGAAGGAAATGGTCCGGTTGATGCCACTATAAATGCAATTTCAAGCTTAATTGATAAAGACATTACGCTTAAAGAATTCACCATCCAGGCGATGCATGGTGGAAGTGATGATGTGAGCAAGGTTAATATGAAGGTTGATTACGAAGGAAAATCTTTTATAGGTTTTGGGTTCAGTACTGATATTGTAAAAGCATCTGCAAACGCATATTTAGATGCGATTAATAAGTTTTTGTAA
- the leuB gene encoding 3-isopropylmalate dehydrogenase, whose protein sequence is MKKNILVIPGDGIGPEVTTWGKAALEKIAEIFGHEFVFDEALMGHAAIEVTGEPLPDETLEKARKSDAILFGAIGHAKYDNDPSLKVRPEQGLLKIRKELGLFANLRPILLFDELLQASSIKPEILKGTDILFFRELTGDIYFGEKVRSEDRNTASDLMIYHRYEVERIAHKAYQAAQQRSKRLCSVDKANVLESSRLWRETVQDIAKQYPDVETEHMFVDNAAMQLIKNPKKFDVVLTANLFGDILTDEASQIAGSMGMLASASVGESTGFFEPIHGSAHDIAGKDLANPLASILSAALMLEIGFGLKDEAKLLVNTIDQVLKDGFRTHDIADQSTNRFKVLGTAEMGKLVMKFLSQKITTTTQTS, encoded by the coding sequence ATGAAAAAAAACATATTAGTTATACCTGGCGATGGCATTGGACCAGAAGTTACCACATGGGGAAAAGCAGCTTTAGAAAAAATTGCTGAAATTTTCGGTCATGAATTTGTGTTTGATGAAGCATTAATGGGGCATGCAGCAATCGAAGTTACAGGTGAACCACTGCCAGATGAAACCTTAGAAAAAGCTAGAAAGAGCGATGCTATCCTCTTCGGAGCGATTGGTCATGCGAAATATGATAACGACCCTAGCTTGAAAGTTAGGCCGGAACAGGGCCTATTAAAAATCCGCAAAGAGCTTGGATTATTTGCAAATCTCCGTCCGATATTGTTGTTTGATGAACTCCTTCAAGCATCGAGTATTAAACCAGAAATTTTAAAGGGAACTGATATTTTATTCTTCCGTGAGTTAACAGGAGATATTTATTTTGGCGAGAAAGTACGTTCAGAAGATAGAAATACAGCATCTGATTTAATGATTTATCACCGTTACGAAGTGGAACGAATTGCTCATAAAGCTTATCAGGCTGCACAGCAACGTAGCAAAAGACTTTGTTCTGTTGATAAAGCAAATGTTTTGGAAAGCTCTCGCTTATGGCGGGAAACCGTTCAGGACATTGCGAAACAATATCCTGATGTTGAAACCGAGCATATGTTTGTGGATAATGCCGCGATGCAATTAATTAAAAATCCGAAGAAATTTGATGTGGTTTTAACAGCGAATTTATTCGGAGATATTTTAACAGATGAGGCATCGCAGATTGCCGGTTCTATGGGCATGTTGGCTTCTGCATCAGTTGGTGAAAGCACTGGTTTTTTCGAACCGATTCACGGTTCTGCGCATGATATTGCTGGTAAAGATTTAGCAAATCCCTTAGCCTCTATCCTATCTGCAGCACTAATGCTCGAAATTGGTTTTGGACTAAAAGACGAAGCTAAATTATTGGTTAATACGATTGATCAAGTATTGAAAGACGGTTTTAGAACCCATGATATTGCCGATCAAAGCACAAATCGATTTAAAGTTTTGGGTACAGCCGAAATGGGTAAATTGGTAATGAAATTTTTATCACAAAAAATAACTACAACAACACAAACATCATGA
- a CDS encoding cyanophycinase, with the protein MKHSFFLLLMSVCISVMGCSKSTESVVPQPTGGGVIGTNPVKRRPASLGFVGDSSNVIKTVSGGMVLMGGGTDVDAAFKWMIDKSGGGDVVILRATGTAAYNAYINGLGTVNSVETLLIDSKELANNDTVAYIIRNAEMVFIAGGDQSDYMKYWKGTKTEQALNYLLNDKKAPLGGTSAGCAILGGFYYSGETGGLTSTQALGNPYDGNVTLYNNDFLKAPYLQNVITDQHYLTREREGRSIVFLGKINKDWKVAARGIAVDEKTAVCIDATGKAQVLGDYSATRPYSYAYFLVSDPSKQPEQFEPNKKVIWNNGEKAVSVYEIPASVNGGGNFNVVNFKASDATGGKWYWWWIDNNGVLNKKDQ; encoded by the coding sequence ATGAAGCATTCCTTTTTTTTACTATTAATGAGCGTCTGCATCTCGGTTATGGGCTGCAGCAAATCAACAGAATCAGTTGTACCCCAACCCACGGGAGGCGGTGTAATTGGCACTAATCCGGTTAAACGTAGACCAGCATCTTTAGGTTTTGTAGGTGATAGTAGCAATGTTATTAAAACTGTAAGTGGCGGAATGGTTTTAATGGGCGGTGGTACTGATGTAGATGCAGCCTTTAAATGGATGATTGATAAAAGCGGCGGAGGTGATGTTGTCATTTTACGTGCTACAGGCACAGCTGCTTATAATGCTTATATAAATGGTTTAGGTACTGTAAATTCCGTCGAAACTTTATTAATAGATTCAAAAGAATTGGCAAATAATGATACCGTTGCTTATATCATTCGTAATGCCGAGATGGTTTTTATTGCTGGCGGAGATCAATCTGATTATATGAAGTATTGGAAAGGAACTAAAACAGAGCAAGCACTTAATTATCTTTTAAATGATAAAAAAGCTCCACTTGGAGGTACCAGTGCAGGTTGTGCAATTTTGGGCGGTTTTTATTATAGTGGCGAAACTGGTGGTTTAACTTCAACACAAGCATTAGGAAACCCTTATGATGGAAATGTAACCTTGTACAATAATGATTTTTTAAAAGCACCATATTTGCAAAATGTGATAACAGATCAGCATTATTTAACCCGCGAAAGAGAAGGAAGATCTATAGTTTTTTTAGGTAAAATAAATAAAGACTGGAAGGTAGCCGCTAGAGGGATTGCAGTAGATGAAAAAACGGCAGTTTGTATTGATGCAACAGGCAAAGCTCAAGTTCTTGGCGATTATTCGGCAACAAGGCCTTATAGTTATGCCTACTTTTTAGTTTCTGATCCAAGTAAGCAGCCAGAACAATTTGAACCAAATAAAAAAGTAATTTGGAATAATGGAGAAAAAGCCGTGTCTGTTTACGAAATTCCTGCTTCAGTAAATGGTGGCGGTAACTTTAATGTTGTTAACTTTAAAGCAAGCGATGCTACTGGTGGTAAATGGTACTGGTGGTGGATAGATAATAATGGGGTTTTGAATAAAAAAGATCAATAG